In Bos taurus isolate L1 Dominette 01449 registration number 42190680 breed Hereford chromosome 10, ARS-UCD2.0, whole genome shotgun sequence, the genomic window AGCTTCAGGTAGATGTGTCAACATGCTGATTAACAGATGTggaatattctttggagaaaagttaaTGACCatccagaaatttaaaaaaagattttaatggaCCAGTTTAACAGCAGATCAGAGAGcagataaaaaatatattaactcGAGACTACATCAGAAGAATAAGGAATGCATTCTGAAtagataaaaaagagaaaaatgaaagagaagttaaAGTGGAAGTCCAATATTAGTTTGACAAATGAAAAAGATGAGAGAAGCAGACAGAAGcaaatatttaaagacaaaatgTTTGAAACTTTGTATAGATTTGGTCAAGCACAAAAATCTGCAGTCTCAAAGAGCAAGCCCAACACATTACAAACAGTATAAATAAGAATAGATTCATAGTTATATGAGTTGTATGTAAGCAacagaaaactaaagacaaaaatattgcttgaaaagaaacaagagaaaaaaattgattgATTACATCTCCAGAAGTAGGACTTATGCAGAAAGTTGATTGCTCAATATCTACAGTGAAAACCGTATGTGGAATTATATCTTGAATATTCTGGGAGAGAAACTGCCAAATCAGAACTGCATCAGCAGGAACAACATCCATGGAGGATCAGTGTTAAACAAAGACACATTAAATAAAAGCAGTGTGGAGAAACATGTGAGGTGTGCCCTTCCTAACTCTAATAAATATCCAGACTTTGTGTTTTACTTCTTTAgacataatttttaaacaatCTATATCTGAGAGTTCTTGTATAAACCATGTGTGATAAGCCCAGTGTCTGGAGTCTGGGTGTCTGTCTCTTGTGTCTGAGCTTTTTGTTGGCTCTAATTTGTGACACTTTGCTATATTGAATTTTGTGGTAAGAAAAATAACAGCACCAAAGATGTCAGGGGCCTAATCCTCAGACTAACATATTCCAAACCTGTGAATCTGCTACTTCACCTGGTGAAAGGGACTTTGATGTACTAAGATAAGGAGTTTCAGCTGGGAAAACTTTCAGTTTCCAGGTGGCCCCATTCAAGGTGTATCCTTGTGTCCTTAAGAGCCTTGAACCTTTCCTGGTTTCAGGAAccagaaagatggtaggtgtGAGACAAGGCTTGATTTAGTGTTACAGGCTTTGAAGATTCTTGCCAAAGCCCCCTGCCAACACTGATTTTTATCACAGCAAGACTTTGTTAGACTTCTGACCTATAGaattataaagataataaatttatttgttaagCCACTGAGTTGGTGGTCATTTGTTGCATTACTGTAGCAGTACAAAAGTATtacaaccaaaaaaaatttttttaagtaatacagTTGTCTTTGGCATTGTCTGCTCATTGTCCTTGAAAAAGATGTTTGTGTGGATTCTGTGAGACCCAGGAGGAAAATCCCTTCCTCATCCAGGGTTTGGGCTTGTGGCTATCAGGCACCAGAGGACACTATTTGTTAAGGATATCCCTAAATGAAAGCAAAGTCTGAGATTCCTGATATGTAAACTAAGGCTGCCACATTCGTGAGGGCCTCTCTGTAACCCCAGCTTctcaagggcttttttttttctttccatctacTTATTACCAAGGCAACCTTCCCTACATACAGTTCCCTAGAATTGGAGTGAGAAGCATGTTTAgttctgatttttctatttttatacattatatatattatagaatgGCTATTTGATAACAGTTTGATAGGGTGTTTAACTACCCTTAGACGATGttaaagcatatttttattttcacctctttaagaaacaaaaaggaattttTGTGACTATAGGAATTCATAAAATGTGTGCTTATTCCTATCTGCTGAGATGTTTGTGTATGACAAAAATCCTCAAGTATCAGTTTGTTGACAAGTGTAAGTAATATAGATTGTTGAGACTCTACTAGATACATAGGTGGCAAGGAAATACAAATGTATATGCAAGACAATAGATATGTTTTTACTTATTAAGAGCAAAGAAGAgtaatttgtttaaaaacataaatggctagttcatttcagttcagttcagtcgctcagtcgtgtccaactctttgcaaccccatgaactgcagcacaccaggcctccctgtccatcaccaactcccggagtccacccaaacccatgtccattgaattggtgatgccatccaagcatctcatcctctgttgtccccttctcttcctgccctcaatctttcccagcgttggggtcttttccaatgagtcagctcttctcatcaggtggccaaagtattggagtttcagcttcaacatcagtccttccaatgaacacccaggactgatctccttatgctggatatatataaaataaaaatgataaaacataaaatttgagATGAGACAGAACAATTTAGAAGTTTGAAGGGAAGTATATTACTCACTTTAGTTCAAAGTAACTGCaataattttttctaaataaatattattttgggtTAATTTTCTATCTCTGTTCATTGCAAACCTAAAAATGGTGGAATGTCAACTATGCTTATGGGAAATAATTTTTAGGATAAAACTGATTTAGAAATTTTTATCTAGATTAAGAAGATAATGAATGGCCTATTAAAAAGCCATAGATGAGGCTGATGAGAAGACATAGATTTGGGCATTCTGGAGAGCAATGACTCTAATGACTGGGTATGTTTCTTTCAGGGACCCTGGAGCTATGCTGATGCAGTTGGATGGGTGATATTGACCTCAACAATGCCTGAATAATCTAACTCAGTGTGGGTCCTACTCTCACCTGCGTATATCTCTTCTTTTCCCTTGAACTGTCACTTTGcagtgggagggaaaaaaaatctaaaaacctGTCTGCCATGAGAACTCCTTCTGCAAGAGAGAAATGTCTGATATTATCCTGCTGGTatgctttatttcttattcttatcCTAAAGTGAAATCCAAGTATAAGTGTTACCTTTTAATGTCatgttaaaatgttatttaacaaGCCTACTTAAGGCTCATCTAACTCTAGAAGGATGTAATTTTAACCTAGTATTTGCTATTTATGGGATTTCAGATGTGTACAATTATATAGTTAGATATAATAGAAAACTGCTGAACTGTGTCAATTTTCTTGTtagtgtgggggaaaaaaaatcccaaatgttAAGGTTGTGTTTTCCTTTAGGGCATTAACTGgtttatatatttagaaattttattttagtgttcTTTTTTATACTGTGATTATACAAAGTcattatttatattgttttttgaATTGGCTTTGTCATCCTACCATCCCTcattaaagaattaaatacaaTTTTGACATGTATTCATcatctatttcagaattctgtttttttaatttattttttattgaaggataattgttttacagaattttgttgttttctttcaaacttcaacatgaatcagccatatcagaattatgttttataacataaaaaattttactttgaCAGCAACACAAGTCAGTTACTAAAGATagcatctttgttttctggataAGATCCATACATAGGCACCAGTTAGAGAAGATGCTTGAAGTATCATCAAGAGACTTGTGTTGTATTAAGACTCTGTAACACCCTGAAGGAAGTGTTCCTGCTTGTACAGCTTCCTATGGTAACTTGGCATTTATCATTCAGCCTAACCCACTCCAGGAAGCATGGTTGGGAAACCATTGAGTATTGTTTTACTCAGATAACAGACTGACATATGGAAAATTGGTAGCACACGTAGTGTCAAATTAATCAATACGAAATAGGTAAATGGGAGGGCTGTGTTGTACAATAAGGTCTGACTGTTTCAGAACCTTCAGAGCCCAAGGTCAGCTTTCCAGCAAGAACTGACATGCAGACAACTAACAACAGCAGCCCAGGGAATCCCAGGACTCATTAGGCTGAATGGTGGCATAAGGACCATAAAAGCGTCAGATACAGACAAAGCCCTAGGGAGAGGGGATCTCTCCAGTCCTTACAGCCAGCCCTCAATTAAGGCTTGACTCATAAGAACACCATGAGGGCACAGACAGGGCAACTTTGATGGTCATCTGAGAATTTCTCATTTTGCTAGCCTGAGACTATGAAGAAGGAGCTGGTGGAATGAAGAGCAGGGTAAAATGTTCTTTCTTTGAAACTGCATAGTTCCTGATATTCAATGATGTAAGTTTCTCAGATCTCCAGTCTCCTCCCTTATACCTCTTTCTGACTCTGAAATCCTTTTTATACCTCCTGTTGTTCATACTCTTTTTTTCTATATACTGACATTTATAaatcttaaatttaagaaataatttgagTCTTGTTCTTGTTTTATGCACTTAGAAGCATTTACAGAACAATGAAATTCCCACAGCATCAGGGAATTCTAGGGATGGTAGTATTTTGGAAGGTGGCTACAAGATTTGGATAAGACAGGATCAAATTTACATAACAGAAGGCACTGGAttcatgggggcttccctggaagctcaacagtaaagaattcatttgccaatgtaggagatgcaggttcaatccctggggtgggaagatgccctgaagaaggaaatggtaacccactacagTGGGTTCGTcaactgggaaatcccatggatggaggaagctggcaggcaacagtccatggggtcacaaaagagtcggacactacttagtgGTAATACAACGATAGCTGGATTCATGGCAATACTGTCCTGAGCCTACCTAATTCTAATATAACCCATCTGGATCCTAATTCCCGTTTCTTCCAttatttcagtttcctctttctttttttttttgccttttgtctAGCTTAAATCTCTCTTGTTCTAATTTAATTCATCTTTCTTAGGTCACTTGGTATTCTTGAcctgatgaaaaaagaaaatgattctaaGGTGACAGAATTTGTTCTTCTGGGTCTATCATCATCCTTGGAGCTGCAGCtatttctcttcttaatatttctgttgttttacatGGCCATTGTCCTGGGAAACCTCTTGATAGTGGTAACGGTGCGAGCTGATACTCACCTGCTCCAATCACCTATGTACTATTTTTTGGGCCACCTGTCCTTCATTGACCTATGCCTGAGCTGTGTTACTGTGCCCAAGATGTTAGGAGATTTCGTACAGGAGGACAAGATCATCTCTTTTTCCGGATGCCTGGCCCAGATCTGCTTCCTGCACTTTCTGGGAGCCAGTGAGATGTTTCTGCTGACAGCCATGGCCTATGATAGGTATGTTGCCATATGTAATCCTTTGCAGTACCTGACAGTCATGAACCACCAGCTGTGCCTTCAGATGGTTTTTGCCTGTTGGTGTGGGGGTTTTGTCCATTCTATCACACAGGTCACACTGGTCATTCAGCTGCCCTTCTGTGGGCCCAATAAACTGGACAACTTCTACTGTGACGTCCCACAGGTCATCAAGCTAGCCTGCACAGACACATATGTAGTAGAAGTGCTGATGGTCTCGAACAGTGGTCTATTGTCTCTTGTCTGTTTCTTGGTTTTGCTCTTCTCTTATGCTGTCATCCTGGTCACCCTGAGAACTCGCTTCCGCCAGGGCCAGAACAGGGCACTCTCTACCTGTGCCTCCCACCTAACAGTGGTCAGTCTGATCTTTGTGCCGTGTGTATTCATCTACCTGAGACCTTTCTGCAGCTTCTCTGTGGACAAAGTTTTCTCTGTCTTCTACACAGTGATCACACCTATGTTGAACCCCCTCATTTATACTCTCAGAAACACTGATATGAAGACAGCTATGAAGAAGCTGAGAAAAAAACATGTGACATCCTGCTGCCATGTCCAAGAATGAACAGGAAGAGgtgatttagaaaatatattctttcttaACACTCTTAACTCATCCTATACCTGAGTACATGCATGAGAAGAAATTTGGTGACTTTGGTATAAAAGAGAAGGcagtataaaaattataatgcaTTGTTCTTGATTATAGCTGGGAGGCATAGGTGACTGTATCAGGTGTCAAATATTAAGCAAGGACCTCAGTAGTGTTTACTGGCCCACAAATGATAATAAGAATTGAGTACTAAGGTCAAAGGGACACGTTGAAAGATCAGCTCTTCTAGCCTTTTGCCTATAAGTGGTCTTCCTTTATTCATTTCCCTTTTAagctcttttcaaatgaaagaaGATTGTACAGCTCCTTTTGTGTCCTAGTCCTCTAGAGTATAACATTTCCTGGTGTCCAGAAGTTCCTTCTGAGGTCTCATCAGAGAATCTTCCAAGGCAATGTGAATCGCTTTTGTTTTGTCTGCAACAAAGCTTGAAAACATCATAAACTAGCCTGTATAATAGTGGTCACCCAGGAACTATGTTGTACATTGTGCCAATTTTTGGAAATGCAGTTGAACAACTCATTTGATTGAACATAAGCTCTTAATGAAGTTTATGTGTAAAGGAAAGGAAGTCTAAGGGTGCTGGAGTGAGGGAAGCTCTCAGCATTCTGCTGTAGAGAATTCTTTAGAAGAGGCATTCCATTTCACCTAGAGTTTTTCTTTTAGCTGAAGTATTGGGAGAGAACTGATAAGATTGTTCTTTAACTGTTCACAATGTTTAAGAGCTCTGAACtctaaaggaaaaagagaaagaaatgagctatGGTTTAAAGCTCCCACCtacctggttcctgcccttgaaGAACTATTGCTCTGCCCAGAAGTGCTTTGAAAAGTAAGTAATATTATTCAACTTTGTTTTTACCAACTCAAATTTGTTAAATAATATCTTGCCCAAGATCATGTAGAAAAAGTGTAATTAACCAAGAAAGCTAAAAACTTTAATTAAGTCtaagttaatatttttttctccccaggaAGAGTATTAATACAATCAGATGAACTAACTGCTTTATTTCAATTATACCTGCATAGGATCTCGAGACCTAGGAGATCCTTAAAAAGATTCACCAGAACATTTATATTTAAGATTAtctaggtgactcagtggtaaaaatctgcctgccaagcaggagatgtgggttcgatccttgtgtcaggaagatcccctgaagaaggaaatggcaacccacaccagtattcttgcctcctacatcccatagatagaggatcctggagggctacagagtCGCAAAGGGTAGGACATGACAGTGATTAAACAACTACAACAAACCTATGACTTAAGGCTCTTTGCAACTTTTTATGCCTATGGAAGGAATTCATTCTATTTACTAAATAATAATAGAATGATGGactttgaagaatatttttatatttgttctctTTATTTCCTAATCAATTGCTATAGGGAGGCTTTTCTAATTACTTAGTTAAAAAGCATACTTCAGGAAAAAAACGTCTGAAATTCTACCTAGTACTTTGATTTACTAGATAATTTGCAATACTCATTATGTAAGAGTTTTCTTTACATTGGAATAAAGAGTGGATTTTCAGTTTTATGCTGGGAGTTAGTGACTTTATGCTtaagaaactgtgtgtgtgtgtgtgtgtgtgtgtgtgtgtgtgtgtgtgtgtatgtatatgtggcTACAGAAGGAATTCTCAAAGACCAGGAACAAAGCTACCACTTGGGTGATTTCTTAACAGGATGAATGAGGGTGCATGGCCTCCTGGTACTGATTAcaccctcttcttttcctttcactccATGATATTTCCACAGAGAACTATTGTCTACCATAGATATCCAGAAGGGCTGACATGAGGAAACTGCCAGTCAGAGTAGTGTGTGAGTTGACAGGAGGGATTAAGTGGTGCTGAGAGTCAGCCAGGCACATTGTAGGAACATTGCAGGAACATGAAGCTCCAGGCTTTCTTATTGCATCAGCTGACTGCAACATCCCCTTTTTCTAATGTCTCTTTCATAGGAAAATTGAAGGCCTTAGGAAATCACACTTATTAGAGGGTAACAAGTGTTATTGTGTTTAACTTTCCTGAGAACCCTGTGGGGCAGATACTATTATTTTATTGTCCTCATCAAACAAAGAGATAATCAAGAGGTAAAGTCTCTTGTCCCCTAGTAAATAGTGGAGCTGGACCATGATGAGGATGTCAAACTCCAACGTCCACACTTCTCACCTCTCTCTTCTACTCCCCCAGGCATCTGGGCTCACATACTGTCTTCGAATACTATTCACCTTCTCCAGGTGGATAGTGAGAGCCTTTATAATTAGATATTTGGGTGACCTGTTGATGCCTGGGGGATCCTCCAAATGGCAAAATGTCTACCACATTTCCAAGCACATAATAGGCTTTCAGAAAATAGCTTCTCACTCAATGAATggataataaattaataatgaatTCACAAAGGaataatgaatgaaagaatataaAAGGATTCAAAAATaggatttatttattaaaggaacATCTTTCTGGAAATGTTTTTAGTAGATGAGGAGTAAACACTGTGATGGCATGTTGATTTCTTTTCCATAACACTTCATAATTTCTAGAGCTCTTAGAGGGGATAATTTGGCAATCAGAAAGTTTCTGTTATCTTCATattgtgtatgcatgtatatatatatatatatatatatatgtatatatatatacacacacccatgcacacacatatgacCCAACATGTAATTTCCTGTGTTCTGAccaccacattttaaaagtccttttGATATCTGGAACTGGTAGCATAATATTCAGAAAAGCAAGATACTGTTTTTGCATTATCAGTTCTCtgctgagtgctaagttgcttcagttgtgtccaactctttgtgaccctatggactgtagcttgccagtctttgtccatgagattctccaggcaagaatactggggtgggttgtcatgacccttccaggggatctttctgacccagggattgaacccacccatgtcttttatgtctcctgcatggcagacaggttctttaccattagcaccaccaaAAAGTTTTAGTAAtaactgccggggtccagccccagcaggatccaggggtaccctcaggatgacggcCTAGGCGATTAGGGATAGATAgaagagaaagaggcttgatcttccttgattaacacagaaagccaataaagctcccgtgttccaaggagtcatcctgaaagaagaacagagagcgaaaaggagggaaaaggaaaaaaaagaacgacacggggagaccaagctttggtgagcgaggcccataactttattttcaaaaggaacttttataccttgaattgtacatagagggaaatgaaagatgcaaagtcatacagagtcagcccaaacattacatctatTTTGTCTTTAtggaaaccaggattttttctgcatacctttcccataaacaatgttgtgtacattatcttctggccttggaggcctgtggacattttatgacccttttttgataaaggctgctcagccagaaaactttttttcccttaaagtgtttcttctttatttctcccagcctcagaaagtactaaacagagttacattctcacagagcaaaggtgcagtgggtcacaacaaagaaagaaccaattagctcaaaggtctgatgtggttaattccaaggctgctgcttgtttttctcacattccaactatgttaaccaatgcactcccaggtgcacatGGATAAGGGATATtggcacttggcagcaagcattggcccaataatgaagcTCTTTATCAGTactatctattctaataatttttcatcccttaaaggaCATCCCATAAAggactctatgctcattaggacttttagaatgttttggcttcccgtgcctttcaaggttggggagttgtgaacgatcatgtgtgttaattgcaagagtatggataaacctgtcaggcaagctagaatgccaacagaggggtttgaattgaaacattcTTATCATGTCCATgaactaaagccctaagttgattttttccagagaaaggcggtcagggatagccccctgttaatgtcagaagagttggtgaaaggcacaaaatagtaagacagacagattctggttttggggtagatgctcgagcaaATCCAGGGAATCTCTTGAGCCATGATCCGCCTTGCTCGTCATGGCtcttccacatgaccttgtcatgggtgggatctcccatgGTGGCTCCCGGCAACTAACCttataaaatttctgtttttcagactGTACATTGTTGATATTATCTACAGAATTCACAGGACCTctcaggtgacgctagtggtaagaacccacttcccaaagcaggagacataaaagataacaggtttgatctctgggttgggaaaatcccctggagaaataataacccactccactattctttcctggagaatcccatggacagaggaacctgtgggctacagtgcatagggtcacaaagagtcagacaaaactgaagtgactgattTAGCAAGCGTGCATACACAGAGTTCAGAATTCAGATGCGCCGAGAGCGCTTCCGTGGCTTGCCTGAGCTGCTTCAGGGCTGCCTCCCTGAGGCTGGATCATAGCTCTGTGTTTGTGTGCACCTTCGGACTGAAGGGCACTGAGTGAGAACTGCGTGACTAGAGCCTGGCTGGGCTGCAGAATCCACACTCATACATGAGAGATCTCTTGTACTGGGATTTGGAACCAGAAAATGCAGGCTGGGGACTGAGCACCCAAACTTGCTATATCCATACTGCCATGTCTGATGGGTTTTAAGTTTGAACCTGGCCTTCCAGTAGTTAGTTATGAGTATGAGAACATTATTTTctatgataaaattaaaattaatttaaatgttgtTACCTTGatttatagctttttaaaaaaatttttttgttggattatatttgatttacaatgctgtgttagtttctgctgtacaacaaagtgaatcagttattcatatacatatacacactcttcttttagattcttttcccacataggtcattacagagtagagttccctgtgttatacattaggtccttattagtcatatattttgtatatagtagtgtttatatgtcaatcccaaccttcCAATTCAATCTCCCCTCTCtcccagtctgctgctgctgctaagtcgcttcagtcgtgtccgactctgtgcgaccccatagacgggagtccaccaggctcccccgtccctgggattctcaaggcaaggacactggagtggattgccattgccttctccaatgcatgaaagtgaaaagtgaaagtgaagtcgctcagtcgtgtccaactcttagcgaccccatggactatagcccaccaggctccttcatcatgggattctccaggcaacagtactggagtaggttgccattgccttatctgcTCTCCCAGTCTATCCCCTCCTTTATTCCCTTGAAATGATATTTAATTTCTGTaactctttttctattttgtagataagttcatctgtacccgttgttttagatttcacaaataaccaataaatatgatatttgtctttctctgtctaacttacttcactcagtatagcTTTTAGACATGGTACATGGGTTCTATTTGTACTCTTGCTTTGAGTCCCACAGATATTCAAGGTGGGTCTGCCTCTTCTCACAAGCTCTTGGAGTCCTTTGGGGTACTGAAAGAAGTGAAAGGATACAAAGACAAGTCTGATTCGTGAAGTCACAGGAGGGTTATTGACTTCACATTTCCAGAACTCGTGAGAGCTAAGACTGCACATTTATGGCCTAGCTCTAAACACCTTGTGAATGAGTCAAGAATAGTAAGAACAAAGTAAGGAAACCAATAGTAAGAAAAGCaagttttatttgttgttgtagGGTTAGTGGTCCCAAATAGTAATACTGAGTACCATCCTTCACTTTACCTTGTGCCAACTTTGAGCAAATTGTACACAAATATATGGGAATGATTTGAATTTTAACTAGCTATTTACCAAGTCATCTTCAATATAGTTTTACAGAGTCATTTATTTGGGATTTTTAGAAACAGAAGCTTTCTTATGGTTAAATTATCCCCTCTTGGAGCCCTGGAAATTATTCAGTGTTATGGAAAAGAAGTCAGTGTGCTATCACAGTGTTTACTCCTCATCTAGAGGAAACAATTTCCAGGCAGATgttcctttaataaataaattctatttttggATCCTTttatactcattcattcattattcctTTGTGAattcattattaatttattatccATTCTTTGAGTGAGCAGCTATTTGCTGAAAGCCTATTATGTGCTTGGAAATGCGGTAGACATTTTGCCATTTGGGGGTTCCCCCAGGCATCAACAGGTCACCCAGATATCTAATTATAAAGGCTCTCAATATCCACCAGGAGGAGGTGAATAGTATTTGAAGACAATGTGTGAGCCCAGATGGCTAGGGGAGTAGAGCAGAGATGTGAGAAGTGTGGACGCTGGAGTTTGACGTTCTCGTCATGGTCTACCTCCACCACTTACCAGAGGACAAGCGACTTAACCTCAATATCTCTTTGTTCAATGAGGAAAATAATAGTATCTGCCCCACAGGGTTCTCAGGAAActtaaacaaaataataacaaaaaataagacTTGTAAAGCTCTAAAAAGTGTGTCTACAGGTGGTCAGAACTCACTAAATACTGTCtggttatattaaaattattgctAACTGTTCTGTTCAATGCAAAATAAAAGCTGAAAGAAGATTGTACAATTTTTTGATCCTGGAGAATCAGaggaaacaaagaggaactagagattttAATCCTAGACCCCTGCCACATGATAATAAAACTCCTGATAACTCCTTCATTCATATTGCAACTAGCTTTGACACAGGAAATTTCATGTTAGGTGATATATGTTTCCTCAAAATCAGGTTAAAATAATCTCatttggaatataaaaaaatgttCTCTACTTTCAAGGCTTTTataccatcttttaaaaatctaagtattttgttaaaatttcaCAACAGTTTCAAATTTACAGAATAGTTGCTAAGACAGTGGAGACAGTTTCTGTATATGTCACATCATTTCCTCTATTGTTAATTTCTTACATTACtatggtacatttgtcacaacTAATCAACCAATACTGCTACATTAACTAAACACCCCTTTACTGATACTCTAGCCCCATCATAGAACAATCAACTGTTGCCAGCAATAACAAAAGACACATTTTTTACGCTGCAACCAATGTAAGTCCTTTTTGCCTCAGAAAGATCACTAGCCAAGGTGCATTTTCATCTTAATTGGGTTATTATATCTTTCATGGTATATGGTGGTACCATTCAAACACACAGAACTTTAGCCTCGACCTGAAAGTTCACACTGTAATTCACTGAGTAAATTTTATACTCGATTTTAGAGGTGTAATCCTCAACTCGAGTCAAACCTCCCTGACCCAAATCCCTAAGAAACTGGTTCATGTACTAATAGGACTGAGGCACTGTCTTCACAGTGCTGTTAAATTAAACATTTTGCTTATCTTCTAGAActtcagcaaattttaaaatgaagtaaaatattgTCAGTTGtctaagcaa contains:
- the OR4Q3 gene encoding LOW QUALITY PROTEIN: olfactory receptor 4Q3 (The sequence of the model RefSeq protein was modified relative to this genomic sequence to represent the inferred CDS: inserted 1 base in 1 codon), with the protein product MKKENDSKVTEFVLLGLSSSLELQLFLFLIFLLFYMAIVLGNLLIVVTVRADTHLLQSPMYYFLGHLSFIDLCLSCVTVPKMLGDFVQEDKIISFSGCLAQICFLHFLGASEMFLLTAMAYDRYVAICNPLQYLTVMNHQLCLQMVFACWCGGFVHSITQVTLVIQLPFCGPNKLDNFYCDVPQVIKLACTDTYVVEVLMVSNSGLLSLVCFLVLLFSYAVILVTLRTRFRQGQNRALSTCASHLTVVSLIFVPCVFIYLRPFCSFSVDKVFSVFYTVITPMLNPLIYTLRNTDMKTAMKKLRXKTCDILLPCPRMNRKR